The following coding sequences are from one uncultured Desulfobacter sp. window:
- a CDS encoding Fic family protein yields MGNQALIKEAHHTTHIEGTRLTLDQAERLWKGEAVPEADPDDTRELLNYRSAFEFVSDCLDQGDPITEGLIREIHKKLVEGVRGGKADPGNYRRIQNYVANSKTGAVIYTPPSAAEIPILMSEMVKWLNADLEIHPVLISGIAQFQLVHIHPFLDGNGRASRLLSTLCLYKAGYDFKRLFTISEYYDRDRPTFYRKIQSVRENDMDMTGWLDYFITGLETQMIEVKERGERVIRRDVMVQKHGLNDRQGKAIEFLLTNGKITIQDFEELCPEVNRRSLQRDLKAFSDKGLIKEAGTGPTDPTRHYVLS; encoded by the coding sequence ATGGGAAATCAGGCCCTGATTAAAGAGGCCCATCATACAACCCATATCGAAGGAACGCGACTGACCCTGGACCAGGCCGAACGTTTGTGGAAAGGTGAGGCCGTACCTGAGGCCGATCCGGATGATACCAGAGAACTGTTGAATTACCGGTCTGCCTTTGAATTTGTATCTGATTGTTTGGACCAGGGAGACCCCATCACTGAAGGGCTAATTCGTGAAATCCATAAAAAATTGGTTGAGGGAGTTCGAGGTGGCAAAGCTGATCCGGGGAACTATAGACGGATTCAAAACTATGTGGCGAATTCTAAAACAGGAGCCGTGATTTATACCCCTCCATCTGCTGCTGAAATACCAATACTGATGTCTGAAATGGTTAAATGGTTAAATGCAGATCTTGAGATTCATCCGGTATTAATCAGTGGAATTGCCCAATTTCAACTGGTCCATATTCATCCGTTTCTTGACGGTAATGGCCGAGCATCAAGGTTATTATCAACCCTCTGTCTTTACAAGGCAGGATATGATTTCAAACGCCTGTTCACCATCAGTGAATATTACGATCGTGACAGGCCCACTTTCTATAGAAAAATCCAAAGCGTTCGTGAAAACGATATGGATATGACCGGATGGCTGGACTATTTCATCACCGGCTTGGAAACTCAAATGATTGAGGTCAAAGAACGTGGCGAACGGGTAATCCGCAGAGACGTTATGGTTCAAAAACACGGGCTAAACGATCGGCAAGGGAAGGCCATAGAGTTTTTATTAACCAATGGGAAGATAACGATACAAGACTTTGAAGAGCTTTGCCCTGAAGTTAATCGACGGAGTTTACAGCGAGACCTAAAAGCATTTTCCGACAAAGGTTTGATCAAAGAAGCCGGAACCGGACCTACAGATCCTACACGCCATTATGTTTTGTCATAG
- a CDS encoding arylesterase, giving the protein MKKGIVVLVIVAAGMLGYRFWAGEKAYEIKNVPAIVSRVVCFGDSLTRGVGAGNGNDYPSRLAEMTGLEVINSGVSGDTTTSGLARLEEDVLDYEPDVVLITLGGNDLKNRVSVDKARANLLNIIQQIQAAGSMVVLGGIDIPLYGKGYAQMYESIARQTGSVLIPNVLDGLFGHSELMSDSIHPNDKGYEIMTGYFYKALDGLQFAVN; this is encoded by the coding sequence TTGAAAAAAGGTATAGTGGTTCTGGTAATAGTGGCGGCAGGCATGTTGGGATACCGGTTCTGGGCCGGGGAAAAAGCCTATGAAATAAAAAATGTGCCCGCTATCGTATCGCGGGTTGTCTGTTTCGGCGACAGTCTGACCCGGGGTGTCGGTGCCGGCAACGGAAACGATTATCCGTCCCGTCTGGCAGAGATGACAGGTCTTGAGGTCATCAATTCCGGGGTGTCGGGAGATACCACAACGTCCGGATTGGCACGGCTCGAAGAGGATGTGCTGGATTATGAGCCCGATGTGGTGCTCATTACCCTGGGCGGCAATGATCTGAAAAATCGTGTGAGCGTGGATAAGGCCCGTGCCAATCTGCTTAATATTATCCAGCAGATCCAGGCCGCAGGATCCATGGTGGTTCTGGGCGGTATCGATATCCCCCTGTATGGCAAAGGCTATGCGCAAATGTATGAATCAATCGCACGGCAGACCGGTTCTGTGCTGATTCCCAACGTCCTTGACGGCCTGTTCGGACATTCCGAACTCATGAGTGACTCCATCCATCCCAATGACAAGGGGTATGAGATTATGACCGGATATTTTTATAAGGCCCTCGACGGGCTGCAATTTGCCGTGAATTAG
- the rlmN gene encoding 23S rRNA (adenine(2503)-C(2))-methyltransferase RlmN — protein sequence MERMIDIFSTPLDQLTQTLREDYGKGPFHAEALYREVFKNGGKNIGNAPEFKNSPKFWTQLEPALAPVPGTVEETLKADELVKFITRFSDGLKIESVIIPMTRHNTLCVSSQVGCKMGCKFCQTARMGFKRSLSASEIVGQVFNARHILGYDIKNIVFMGMGEPFDNFDALMTAVNVLNCQKGSDIALRHMTISTCGVVPGIQRLARMNLPNIRLAVSINGPDDATRSALMPVNRRWPLAALKKSLEAYPLGPRGVFLFEYILIEGVNDSMDHAMALARFIHPLPVRLNLIPYNPVTGFDHQSPNDQQMHDFAQILTDQGVFVIKRWSKGRSVSAGCGQLGKI from the coding sequence ATGGAACGTATGATTGATATTTTCAGCACGCCTCTGGATCAATTGACCCAGACCCTGCGAGAGGACTACGGCAAGGGGCCGTTTCACGCCGAAGCGCTCTACCGGGAAGTGTTTAAAAACGGCGGAAAAAATATAGGCAATGCCCCGGAATTCAAAAATTCTCCAAAATTTTGGACTCAACTTGAACCTGCGCTGGCGCCGGTACCCGGAACGGTGGAAGAGACGCTCAAAGCGGATGAACTGGTCAAGTTTATCACCCGGTTTTCCGATGGTCTGAAAATTGAATCCGTGATCATCCCCATGACCCGGCACAACACCCTGTGTGTCTCAAGCCAGGTGGGGTGCAAAATGGGGTGCAAATTCTGCCAGACCGCCCGAATGGGATTTAAGCGCAGCCTGTCGGCATCCGAAATTGTGGGCCAGGTGTTCAATGCCCGGCATATTCTGGGCTACGATATAAAAAACATTGTATTCATGGGCATGGGGGAGCCATTTGACAACTTTGATGCCCTGATGACCGCCGTCAACGTGCTCAACTGCCAGAAAGGATCGGATATTGCCCTGCGTCATATGACCATCTCCACCTGCGGTGTGGTACCGGGGATCCAGCGTCTGGCCCGGATGAATCTGCCCAATATCCGCCTGGCCGTTTCCATAAACGGGCCGGACGATGCCACCCGCTCCGCCCTGATGCCGGTGAACCGGCGCTGGCCCCTTGCAGCTCTGAAAAAAAGCCTTGAAGCGTATCCCCTGGGTCCAAGGGGGGTCTTTTTGTTTGAATATATCTTAATAGAAGGGGTAAACGACTCCATGGACCATGCCATGGCCCTGGCCCGATTCATCCATCCGCTGCCCGTGCGATTGAATCTGATTCCATATAACCCCGTAACCGGCTTTGACCACCAGAGCCCCAATGACCAGCAGATGCATGATTTTGCCCAGATACTCACCGACCAGGGGGTGTTTGTGATCAAAAGATGGAGCAAGGGCAGATCGGTCAGTGCCGGATGCGGCCAGTTGGGGAAAATTTGA
- a CDS encoding GGDEF domain-containing protein, whose product MSYSESNSQAGEFLRLTLGFLAQHNLSATPVNYTVWYEYSSGKNPKLKLAIDQMIEKNLPLNNKNVETLYQRFISDGNRVVVSRLLTKLNLMLREITTYVAETEGDLSSHGQTLESLAGQIRNIHDFDGVKELIDQMLDTAKAIIQSGSRLHTRMKVSSEDLKQLHKELEISQKEARTDSLTKLTNRRGLEKRLEIERIRARQNNAPFSVIMLDIDHFKVVNDTFGHLVGDSLLKGFADILSGLVRRNDLAARYGGEEFLILLPETDVEGAYAVSEKVRNILCKKEWTVKESGKRIGQIKASMGIAQYKLGETGNEVILRADEAMYHAKNTGRDRIVIHSDLKT is encoded by the coding sequence ATGAGCTACAGTGAATCCAACTCCCAGGCCGGGGAATTCTTAAGACTGACCCTCGGTTTTTTAGCACAACACAACCTGTCTGCAACGCCTGTAAATTATACGGTTTGGTATGAGTACTCGTCGGGGAAAAACCCCAAGCTAAAGCTCGCCATTGACCAGATGATTGAAAAGAATCTGCCGTTAAACAACAAGAACGTTGAAACCCTTTACCAAAGATTCATATCCGACGGAAACCGGGTGGTAGTTTCACGTCTTTTAACCAAACTTAACCTGATGCTCCGGGAGATCACCACATATGTGGCGGAAACCGAAGGAGACCTCTCATCCCACGGCCAGACCCTTGAAAGCCTGGCAGGTCAGATAAGAAATATCCACGATTTCGACGGTGTAAAAGAGCTCATCGACCAGATGCTGGACACCGCAAAAGCCATTATCCAATCAGGGTCACGCCTGCATACACGGATGAAAGTATCTTCCGAAGACCTGAAACAATTGCACAAAGAACTTGAAATATCCCAAAAGGAGGCCCGGACGGATTCCCTGACCAAACTGACCAACCGAAGGGGACTTGAAAAAAGACTGGAAATTGAACGCATCAGGGCACGCCAGAACAACGCGCCTTTTTCCGTGATCATGCTGGACATTGACCATTTTAAAGTCGTGAATGATACCTTTGGGCATCTTGTGGGGGACAGCCTGCTCAAAGGATTTGCCGATATACTCTCGGGTTTGGTGCGCCGCAATGACCTGGCCGCACGATATGGCGGGGAAGAATTTTTGATTCTCCTGCCCGAAACAGATGTTGAAGGCGCGTATGCCGTCTCTGAAAAAGTTAGAAACATTCTTTGTAAAAAAGAGTGGACCGTCAAGGAGTCGGGCAAGCGCATCGGGCAGATCAAAGCATCCATGGGGATTGCCCAGTATAAGCTTGGCGAAACCGGAAATGAAGTGATCCTCCGGGCCGATGAGGCCATGTACCACGCAAAAAACACCGGCAGAGACCGTATTGTGATCCATTCAGACCTGAAAACATAG
- a CDS encoding NADAR family protein produces the protein MFEEDIYSNLATIPITLDAFTWHSAEQFYQASKFTDDAIITKIKNCSNPFLCAAIGQTREFKIREDWEEIKVCVMERAIRARFDQHPKLADRLKRSKGTLYDHSASDDFWGFGANTTGKILMKIREELQATTRLNFNHGNY, from the coding sequence ATGTTTGAGGAAGATATCTATTCGAACCTGGCGACCATTCCCATTACACTGGACGCATTCACCTGGCACTCTGCCGAACAATTCTACCAGGCATCAAAATTCACCGATGACGCGATCATTACGAAAATCAAAAATTGCTCAAATCCGTTTCTATGTGCCGCCATCGGCCAAACCCGGGAATTTAAAATTCGGGAGGATTGGGAAGAGATCAAGGTTTGTGTTATGGAGCGGGCCATCCGCGCCCGCTTTGACCAGCACCCCAAGCTGGCCGACAGACTTAAACGCAGTAAAGGCACATTGTATGATCATTCGGCATCGGACGATTTCTGGGGGTTCGGTGCCAATACCACGGGTAAAATATTAATGAAAATCCGGGAGGAGTTGCAAGCCACAACCCGATTGAATTTTAACCACGGCAATTACTGA
- a CDS encoding Sir2 family NAD-dependent protein deacetylase: protein MDTAELLKPFKDNNKRITVLTGAGISAESGIPTFRGPEGYWTVGSREYRPEQMATHSMFTQNPWEVWAWYLYRHTVCKNAEPNSGHHAIVKMEEIFKERFCLVTQNVDGLHLRAGNSKDRTYQIHGNLNYMRCSGECTPRLFDFPEGMPDKQKDQPVTEAEKEMLTCARCNSITRPHVLWFDECYNETWYKAESAMAWATSTDLLLVVGTAGATNLPMQIGMMVARNPEAVIVDINPSDNPFRQFAARHDRGIVLDGTGGQYLPELLSLWET from the coding sequence ATGGACACAGCCGAACTGCTTAAACCGTTTAAGGATAATAACAAACGGATCACCGTTTTAACCGGGGCCGGAATTTCCGCTGAAAGCGGCATCCCCACATTCCGGGGACCTGAAGGGTATTGGACCGTGGGATCAAGGGAGTACCGGCCCGAACAGATGGCCACCCACAGCATGTTTACCCAAAATCCCTGGGAGGTCTGGGCCTGGTACCTTTACCGGCATACCGTATGCAAAAATGCAGAACCCAACTCCGGCCACCACGCCATTGTTAAAATGGAAGAGATTTTCAAAGAGAGGTTCTGCCTGGTTACCCAGAACGTGGACGGTCTTCATCTGCGGGCCGGCAACAGCAAAGACCGGACCTACCAGATCCATGGCAACCTTAATTATATGCGCTGTTCAGGAGAGTGCACGCCAAGGCTTTTTGACTTCCCGGAGGGTATGCCGGACAAGCAAAAAGACCAGCCGGTCACCGAGGCGGAAAAAGAGATGTTGACCTGCGCCAGATGCAACAGCATTACCCGCCCCCATGTACTCTGGTTTGATGAATGTTACAATGAAACCTGGTACAAGGCCGAATCCGCCATGGCATGGGCCACATCCACCGATCTGCTCCTGGTGGTGGGCACGGCCGGGGCCACCAACCTTCCCATGCAGATCGGCATGATGGTGGCCAGAAATCCCGAAGCGGTCATTGTGGACATCAATCCCAGCGATAACCCCTTCAGGCAGTTTGCCGCCCGGCATGACCGGGGAATTGTCCTGGACGGTACCGGCGGGCAATATTTGCCCGAACTGCTCTCCCTGTGGGAAACATAA
- a CDS encoding NUDIX hydrolase encodes MNGSPAKSPREYPVRPALAVGAVVFKDDRVLLVKRGNPPAQGVWAIPGGSVELGETLKAAAEREVFEETGIVIEAGDPIFSFESIHRDDKDRVRFHYYIVDLAATYISGEPAAGDDAQDVGWISREGFGRLNVNPTTRKVLDQTFNFG; translated from the coding sequence ATGAACGGTTCACCTGCCAAAAGTCCTAGGGAATATCCTGTCCGACCGGCCCTTGCTGTGGGCGCAGTTGTCTTCAAAGACGACAGGGTCTTGCTGGTCAAACGGGGCAATCCACCGGCCCAGGGCGTATGGGCGATCCCGGGGGGCAGTGTGGAATTGGGCGAAACCCTTAAAGCCGCAGCGGAAAGGGAAGTGTTCGAGGAAACCGGAATCGTCATTGAGGCCGGTGATCCCATATTTTCATTTGAATCCATTCACAGGGATGACAAGGACCGGGTCCGGTTCCACTATTATATTGTGGATCTCGCTGCAACGTATATCAGCGGAGAACCCGCTGCCGGAGATGATGCCCAGGATGTCGGATGGATTTCCAGAGAAGGGTTTGGCCGGCTTAACGTCAACCCCACCACCCGTAAGGTTCTTGATCAAACCTTTAACTTCGGATAG
- a CDS encoding alpha/beta hydrolase, whose amino-acid sequence MTFKPSIAFRAKAKAGEAMIEAFLNKNGKRLGVNLRSHQGPPRMAWAHIGSDNKKETMVLVHGFGDRKESFYFIAKSLKEKLDLVIPDLPGFGNSGMDPNLVYSLDNYVDWLDRFLQQTGPGTFHLAGSSMGGAIAAKFAARFPARVKTLSLVGTAGFYVPGNPSIYDEVLAGSNIFHVRSPRDFEHLQSRLFRKSPPLPTCVKEYMILKGIEDRAWLAKIFDELVDMDSIKSGKISLEQASLNHLCKDLTMPVMLFWGRHDSLLPWQTAPFVQELLPNARVHIYEEYGHIPHLECPGKLAGDMLNFIMENNL is encoded by the coding sequence ATGACATTTAAACCATCCATAGCGTTTAGAGCAAAGGCCAAAGCCGGCGAGGCGATGATCGAGGCCTTCCTTAACAAAAACGGAAAGCGGCTGGGGGTGAATCTCCGCAGCCACCAGGGACCGCCGCGCATGGCGTGGGCCCATATCGGATCGGATAATAAAAAAGAGACGATGGTTCTGGTCCACGGCTTTGGGGACAGGAAAGAGAGCTTTTATTTTATTGCAAAGTCTTTAAAAGAGAAGCTGGATCTTGTGATACCGGATTTGCCGGGGTTTGGTAACTCCGGTATGGACCCGAACCTGGTTTATAGTCTGGATAATTACGTTGATTGGCTGGACCGGTTTCTTCAACAAACCGGTCCGGGCACATTTCATCTTGCCGGCTCTTCCATGGGCGGGGCCATTGCCGCAAAGTTTGCAGCTCGATTTCCCGCCAGAGTCAAAACACTTTCTTTGGTGGGTACCGCCGGGTTTTATGTGCCCGGCAACCCCTCTATTTATGATGAGGTGCTGGCCGGGTCCAATATTTTCCATGTAAGATCCCCCCGGGATTTTGAACATTTACAATCCAGGCTTTTCAGGAAAAGTCCGCCGCTGCCCACCTGTGTCAAGGAGTATATGATTTTAAAGGGCATAGAGGACCGGGCTTGGCTTGCGAAAATATTTGATGAGCTGGTGGACATGGATTCAATAAAGTCAGGCAAAATTTCTTTGGAACAGGCCTCTTTAAACCATCTGTGCAAAGATCTCACCATGCCGGTCATGCTGTTCTGGGGCCGCCATGATTCTCTTTTGCCCTGGCAGACAGCGCCGTTTGTGCAGGAATTGCTTCCCAATGCCCGGGTTCATATCTATGAGGAATATGGTCATATCCCCCATTTGGAATGTCCTGGAAAACTGGCAGGGGATATGTTGAATTTTATCATGGAGAACAATTTATGA
- a CDS encoding alpha-isopropylmalate synthase regulatory domain-containing protein has protein sequence MAIKKDESGTWVLEQTQIPDEARQEVEIFDTTLRDGEQGGVTFKGDSKFKIAQFLADTGVSTIEVGFPSSTPLEFDTVKQIADTVDGPHICGLTTMDLENIKRTWQALENNPNPTIHVFTLNIDEASIRAYKADPSEQIEKASRAVAYAKELMGGKGRVEFSAQNTILALSQSLNPEYNFLQEYISKIYGHAIKAGADVINIPHTVAKGIEIEIQEAIRYFKMLVEGTDDVILSFHAHNDYGVSVADTLAAVKEGIRQVEGTWYSLGERAGNTPLEQVIMNLSLKPSYKRKFFTSFKLERTNAVARFIERESCIPIPYNAPGVGPNALRHGSGVHSDGDKKGKAIGENIYLPCAPEDIGWTGNTHQITKLTGVSGVTARLDELGFEFEKSFVRENIMPVIKSRDITYGDKELRMIGDDFRYTGKDHIEFVDYAFNKFANSTVRQAQVVLVVDGEKKIGEAFMGKNGPINAVFSAIDDVLGLGEKKPKLVVYEPSNRGRTHSSAAEALVVLTGNGHELSYNLAAPVWVGRAEDDDTIAASAKSYVQALSRFMTDMKEKNEN, from the coding sequence ATGGCGATTAAAAAAGATGAAAGTGGAACATGGGTGCTGGAACAAACCCAGATTCCGGATGAGGCCAGACAGGAAGTGGAGATTTTTGACACCACCTTGCGGGATGGGGAGCAGGGCGGGGTAACCTTTAAAGGCGATTCTAAATTTAAAATTGCCCAATTCCTGGCAGATACCGGGGTGAGCACCATAGAGGTGGGATTTCCCAGCTCCACCCCCCTGGAGTTTGATACGGTAAAACAGATTGCCGATACCGTGGACGGCCCCCACATCTGCGGACTGACCACCATGGACCTTGAAAATATAAAGCGGACATGGCAGGCCCTGGAAAATAACCCCAATCCCACCATCCATGTGTTTACCCTGAACATTGACGAGGCCTCCATCCGGGCATATAAGGCCGATCCCAGTGAGCAGATCGAAAAAGCCTCCCGGGCCGTGGCCTATGCAAAGGAGTTGATGGGCGGTAAAGGCCGTGTGGAATTTTCAGCCCAGAACACCATCCTGGCCTTGTCCCAGTCCCTGAACCCGGAATATAATTTTCTGCAGGAGTATATCTCTAAAATCTATGGCCATGCCATTAAAGCGGGCGCAGACGTGATCAACATTCCCCATACCGTGGCCAAGGGCATTGAAATTGAAATCCAGGAAGCCATCCGGTACTTTAAAATGCTTGTGGAGGGCACCGATGACGTCATCTTAAGTTTCCACGCCCACAATGACTACGGCGTCAGTGTGGCCGATACCCTTGCCGCCGTCAAAGAGGGCATCCGGCAGGTGGAAGGTACCTGGTACTCTTTGGGGGAACGGGCGGGCAATACGCCGCTGGAACAGGTCATTATGAACCTGTCACTGAAACCTTCTTACAAACGCAAATTTTTTACCTCCTTTAAACTTGAACGAACCAATGCCGTGGCAAGGTTCATTGAACGTGAAAGCTGCATTCCCATTCCCTATAATGCGCCGGGGGTCGGGCCCAATGCCCTGCGCCACGGATCAGGGGTTCATTCCGACGGAGACAAAAAGGGCAAGGCCATCGGGGAAAATATTTATCTGCCCTGTGCCCCCGAGGATATCGGCTGGACCGGCAATACCCACCAGATCACCAAACTGACCGGCGTAAGCGGCGTGACGGCCAGGCTTGATGAACTCGGCTTTGAATTTGAAAAAAGTTTTGTCCGGGAGAATATCATGCCCGTGATCAAGTCCCGGGATATTACATACGGGGATAAAGAGTTGCGTATGATCGGGGACGATTTCAGATACACCGGCAAAGACCATATCGAATTTGTGGACTACGCGTTCAACAAGTTTGCCAACTCCACCGTCCGCCAGGCCCAGGTGGTACTGGTGGTTGACGGTGAAAAAAAGATCGGCGAGGCCTTTATGGGCAAAAACGGTCCGATCAATGCGGTCTTCAGCGCCATTGACGATGTTCTGGGGCTCGGTGAAAAGAAACCCAAACTTGTTGTTTATGAGCCCAGCAACCGCGGACGCACCCACTCTTCAGCGGCGGAAGCCCTGGTTGTGCTCACCGGCAACGGCCATGAGCTCAGTTATAATCTGGCGGCACCCGTCTGGGTGGGCAGGGCCGAAGACGATGATACCATCGCAGCCTCTGCCAAATCCTACGTTCAGGCCCTGAGCCGGTTTATGACGGACATGAAAGAAAAAAACGAAAATTAG
- a CDS encoding DEAD/DEAH box helicase, which yields MISNIISDFMSQQKQGGVAKVSGRRLVLDIDVAWEIRATREEILVGGAVCYQKKQTSMENILDAWLCGQHWFDLPGGLKGFIPKGLAGDFEHLERRGDFGDEEIRFDTYDLAFVARLFDSKENVVRDQAFNGYLGFLKSRCLPGQPVNVPKILNAELRPYQKTGFAWLRGLADFGFCGILADDMGLGKTVQVLAFLLDVKERSGSRHTSLVIVPKTLMWNWESEANRFAPDLNLLVYAGASRDKLLSGICHVDLVITSYGLVRQDEDHLARISWDLIVLDEAQAIKNPKSQISKSVKRLKSANRLSLTGTPIENRPLDLWNQFDFLMPGFLGDQRAFQQAYDGGDPERLNRLRMLTSPFILRRMKQQVCTELPPKTEITLYCGFSKEQRACYDDILNTGKRKLGEDRDDQDSRTMQILTLLLRLRQAACHPALVAGTSPGTGIRPEKSSRKFELVLETAREIVESGYKILIFSQFVALLDLVDQMLGAHGIKRFTLYGRTQKRQAQIQGFKQSPDPCAFLISLKAGGVGLNLTEAGYVFLLDPWWNPAVENQAVDRSYRIGQENPVTVYRFITRNSVEENISRLQATKQAMGKAVLGHKRLSDVRLSAEELLELID from the coding sequence ATGATCAGCAATATAATCAGCGACTTCATGTCGCAACAAAAGCAGGGTGGTGTGGCCAAGGTGTCTGGCCGACGTCTGGTGCTGGATATTGATGTTGCCTGGGAGATCAGGGCCACCCGGGAGGAGATCCTTGTGGGCGGCGCCGTTTGTTATCAGAAAAAACAGACGAGTATGGAAAATATCCTGGACGCCTGGCTTTGCGGGCAGCACTGGTTTGATCTTCCCGGTGGATTAAAAGGGTTTATCCCAAAGGGCCTGGCCGGGGATTTTGAACACCTTGAACGTCGCGGGGACTTTGGGGATGAGGAGATCCGGTTTGATACGTATGACTTGGCCTTTGTTGCCCGGCTTTTTGACAGTAAGGAAAACGTGGTCCGGGATCAGGCATTTAACGGGTATCTTGGTTTTTTGAAAAGCAGATGTCTCCCTGGCCAACCGGTAAATGTGCCCAAAATTTTAAACGCGGAACTACGGCCCTACCAGAAGACTGGGTTTGCCTGGCTTCGGGGGCTTGCCGACTTTGGATTCTGCGGTATCCTGGCCGATGACATGGGGCTGGGTAAAACGGTACAGGTCCTGGCCTTTCTTCTGGATGTTAAAGAACGGTCCGGGAGCCGTCATACAAGTCTGGTGATCGTTCCCAAAACCTTAATGTGGAACTGGGAATCCGAGGCAAATCGATTTGCCCCGGACTTGAATTTGCTGGTGTATGCCGGTGCTTCCCGGGATAAATTGCTGTCCGGGATTTGCCATGTGGATCTTGTGATCACATCCTATGGCCTGGTCCGGCAGGACGAAGATCATTTAGCCCGGATTTCATGGGACCTAATTGTTTTGGACGAAGCCCAGGCCATAAAGAATCCCAAGTCACAGATATCCAAATCCGTAAAACGGTTAAAATCGGCCAACCGATTATCGTTGACCGGCACCCCCATTGAAAATCGCCCCCTTGATTTATGGAACCAGTTTGATTTTTTAATGCCGGGATTTTTAGGGGATCAGCGGGCATTTCAACAAGCGTATGACGGCGGGGACCCGGAACGCTTGAACCGGTTGAGAATGCTTACCTCTCCCTTTATCCTGCGAAGGATGAAACAACAGGTGTGCACGGAATTGCCGCCTAAAACCGAAATTACCCTGTACTGCGGTTTCAGCAAAGAGCAACGGGCCTGCTACGATGATATCCTCAATACAGGAAAACGCAAATTGGGGGAAGATCGGGACGATCAGGATTCCAGAACCATGCAGATTTTGACCCTGCTTCTCAGGCTGAGGCAGGCGGCATGTCACCCGGCCCTGGTGGCCGGAACGTCTCCGGGGACCGGTATCCGGCCGGAAAAATCAAGCCGGAAATTTGAACTGGTATTGGAAACCGCCCGGGAAATCGTTGAAAGCGGTTACAAAATTCTGATTTTTTCACAGTTTGTGGCCCTTCTGGATCTGGTGGATCAGATGCTTGGGGCCCACGGTATTAAACGGTTTACCCTGTATGGGCGCACACAAAAGCGGCAGGCGCAGATCCAGGGGTTTAAACAAAGCCCTGATCCCTGTGCGTTTCTCATCTCCCTGAAGGCAGGGGGCGTGGGCTTAAATCTGACCGAAGCCGGATACGTATTTCTTCTGGACCCCTGGTGGAATCCGGCCGTTGAAAACCAGGCCGTGGACAGAAGCTACCGGATCGGCCAGGAAAATCCGGTAACCGTCTACCGGTTCATCACCAGAAATTCGGTGGAGGAAAATATCAGCCGACTCCAGGCTACAAAACAGGCCATGGGAAAAGCGGTTCTTGGTCATAAACGCCTTTCAGATGTCCGGCTTTCTGCAGAAGAGCTTCTGGAACTTATTGATTAA